The following proteins are encoded in a genomic region of Arachis ipaensis cultivar K30076 chromosome B02, Araip1.1, whole genome shotgun sequence:
- the LOC107627407 gene encoding uncharacterized protein LOC107627407, whose amino-acid sequence MTGVEGERKYVNDDKFIGMLVIHIENDGEMMDRIKGFMAAGEQQLPIVIFQFARVKTFQEANANIYFCDGCNKDVNNVVDRYKLDLLSFDGTTTTTFVVFDKKAAVLFGRTCTEMVKELNEKEKASKDPTGFKDFFFDKEFLVKVEVKTTGWCDSYDVSVISYDPTILARKRSIEQLKLFEEGSIYCVLATGLEVINHGDWWVPIYECGKTIMVIEVAYLWRLYQIKMRVVDHSSSVTFVLHDRKGRAILKKSCSEILNWFQTEGRMIDQPPDFAQLLGKEIIFKIVNEFKSLKLPVNLVQSHSEDGCFVCDESLDPIVKNCFATKRPIVGSLLNEFNMFGAPSIKKKH is encoded by the exons ATGACCGGTGTAGAGGGTGAGAGGAAATATGTGAATGATGACAAATTTATTGGCATGTTGGTCATTCATATTGAGAATGACGG AGAGATGATGGACCGGATCAAGGGTTTTATGGCAGCGGGTGAGCAGCAGCTACCGATAGTTATTTTTCAATTTGCAAGAGTAAAGACTTTTCAAG AAGCTAATGCAAATATATACTTCTGCGATGGCTGTAATAAGGACGTGAATAATGTGGTTGACAG gTATAAGTTGGATTTGTTGAGTTTTGATGGTACTACTACAACAACATTTGTTGTGTTTGATAAGAAGGCTGCAGTTCTATTCGGAAGGACTTGTACTGAGATGGTGAAAGAGTTAAAT gaaaaagaaaaagcaagcaaagatCCTACTGGTTTTAAGGATTTTTTCTTTGATAAGGAGTTTCTAGTCAAGGTCGAAGTAAAAACTACTGGATGGTGTGATTCTTATGATGTATCAGTGATAAGTTATGATCCTACTATTTTAGCGAG GAAGAGATCGATAGAGCAATTAAAATTATTCGAAGAG GGTAGTATTTATTGTGTCCTGGCTACTGGTTTGGAAGTGATTAACCATGGTGACTGGTGGGTTCCAATTTACGAGTGTGGAAAAACTATTATGGTCATCGAAGTTGCTTATTTGTGGAGATT GTATCAAATCAAGATGAGAGTAGTTGATCATTCTAGTTCAGTAACATTTGTGTTGCATGATCGTAAGGGACGTGCAATATTAAAGAAGTCATGTTCGGAGATCCTTAACTGGTTTCAAACT GAAGGTAGGATGATTGATCAGCCTCCAGATTTTGCACAATTATTAGGGAAGGAAATTATATTCAAA ATTGTTAACGAGTTCAAGAGTCTTAAGTTGCCTGTTAACCTTGTTCaa TCACACAGTGAAGATGGATGTTTTGTTTGTGATGAGTCACTTGATCCAATAGTGAAAAATTGTTTTGCTACTAAAAGACCTATTGTCGGG agTCTGTTGAATGAGTTTAACATGTTTGGTGCTCCTTCCATTAAAAAGAAGCACTGa